In Juglans regia cultivar Chandler chromosome 13, Walnut 2.0, whole genome shotgun sequence, the DNA window TATTTTCGGGTTGAAATCGTCGACTTTCTGGATCGGAAGAAAGGAACCTTGAAGTAGAATACCGGCCTTCTGCTCTCCGCCAAAATTTGGAACTCAAGAATTCTGCACCAGGCAGCTTGCAACACGTGTTTTCTGCAGAGTCAATGTTTGGGATCCTTCCACTAGATATTGCCAAATCATACGAAATTTCCTCCAGTGCCACCTCTAGGCCATGTACACGTGTCTCTAGAGAATTTATTCCACTCTGAGAGCTTCCCATGAATCTCTAgatttgattaaagaaaaaagatattaatCGGCAGAGTAGAAATATCTTCTCTGTTATTACTACTGATTTCAACCTATCCCTAGTCAAGGAAGGCAGATGAAATGCACAAACTGACAAACGACTAGAAACTATAATGAAAAACCGACTTGTATCTGTCAATGGATTCTGTGAAATGTTGGGCATTTTCTTTGGAACTCTTTAagattgattattttttatccatTCTTTCATGAGTACTGATACATGTACAATCATTTATACAACCATGTTTTAAGATGAGggtatttatgtaaagtgatgttacttttataagttactttacaaaaataaaatgtccctcgtttaaaacatagttgtatAAAGGATTGTAAAAAAGGTTGTATGTTTTCATTATACGAAAAGATTTTGCCAGCTATATAACGTAGATTccctttataatttttttttttttggggggggggggttggggttggggtatGTAGTTTCTATTGTATGTTCCAAATGATACTGCAAAAACAGGTTAGGAGAAAAAACCATAGTGAAAGGCAGGCTTTGCTTCAGTAGCTTACTTTTCTCGCAATTATATGTTAATCTTGAAGAAAACGAAAAAACAAGGCTGTAACAGAAATAAGCATGTTGACGGCATTCTTCACAAGTAGCATAATTATTTAGAAGTGGCAAGAAACAACATGCTCAAGTTCAGTTGACATCCTGTAAATCTCATTCACagtaaaaaggaaataacagcCTAGGCTTAAATGTGCTCTTCTAATTAAAATGACATTCAAGCAATTAATATGCCAAGTGAAATGACTCCGGGTTTTTAAAAACCGGAGGACAAAGAGCTGAAATCATCCTTTGGAATCGTACCTGGAGAAGTTCTAACAAACTGAATTGCTGGTGTTCAATTTGAAGAAGTTGTTCACGGATTAAAGAAAGGTCCTCAACATCTTTATTATTCTCATGAAACTCTTCAACTATGTCGCTGACTACAGCATTCAAGTCATGGTTCTCATCATCTTGAAACGGTACCACACGTGACCCAGATCTTAAACTACCAAATTTATGCACTTTTTCATCACAGGGCTTGCTGAAGAGCATACGCTTTGTTTCTGGCTTGGAATTCCCACCGTTCTCTTTCTCTCCTGATTCCAAGTTCCTGACAAAACTCCTCCTCATACCATCTTCACAAGCCAACTTCGACGAGGAAGAGTTTGGGACCGCAACTTCAATTTTGCAACCAGAGGTTTCCTTGTGATCCAGCTTAGAAAACATGTCTGCACTTGAATGCCTGTCATTACTCTTCTGATGACAGTCTCTGTTGGTGGAGGTCACAAAACTAGCAGAGGGCTGGGACCTGTTTGTGGGGACTGTTTTCTTTGGTTTTGGAGTCTTAAAGACGTCATTATTTGGAATTTGGGAGATGGGATGGAAGCATCCGCCAGTACTGTTATCTGCCCCCATATGAAAACCCCCAAAACATGCAATTGATATTTAGATAGGTTGAGCAGTGGTGGGTCAATTTCAACAGCTAAAGttgaaagagaagaagagaaccGGTGACTGTAACCCAGAACTAGAATACTATAATTTGACAAATTAATTGCAAAACCTTTATGTTTCTATGTGAAAACTCCCATTTTTGCAATTTGATCCATAGATTAATCATTGTGAACGcaaaatgattcttttttttttcttttttttttttgctacatAAATATCAGAATACAAAACTCTTTAGATACCGTGTTGAAATGGGTTTTAAAAATGCGAAATTTATGTCATAATCCATCTAATTGTCTCTCAAGCAGTACTGAAGGATTGAACAAGGAAGCTGTTTTGCAATCAATTAAGTGATGATCTTTCTGAAATATAAGATTCTCAAGCAggtaaaaaacaatttaaagcCACTAGTTCTTACCTGTTGAAGATGATTTAGAAGATGAAACAGAGACCTCCTCAGGCGCACAAGGAACTTCCTTCCACGACTCCAAGGTATGATTCATGGTCTCCCGTACGACCTTCAcctgttacacaaaatttaatcagatcaaaagtttcaaaataaaaaaataaaacaagtatcCACTATAATTCCATCTAATTTTCCGAGAAGccgaagaaaataattttgagaaatgaccatatttttttagtgttcTGCTTTAGCTTATTGTAatttccttatcttcaaaatgTCATATATCAGGCAACCACTTCTATAGCCTAAGGGACTCCCATGTACTGATATGACTAAAGTTCCACTGGTTCCTTTGCCCACCTTTTCTCAGCAACTAAACAGAATCAACCTTATAAGTTATTGCATACCTTATCAAATCTCCGGTTCTCCAAAGAATTTAAACAGGACGCCTTATAATCCGCAGCTATATCTTTCTCCAACACCGCCACCTTTCCCAACGCCTCCGCCGCGGCCTTCCGCACCGCCCAATCCTCACTACTCAAGAAGTCAATCACACACGGTACCAACCAGTCCAACACTCCTCGATTCGACGCCCCGCCGACTCCAACGACACTCCCGATGAGGACCAACAGCGCCGCCTTGGCCTTAAACCCTTCGCTCTTCACCAGTTTCCCCAGCCTCGGCAAACTCTTGCGCAAGAGCTCAACCTCCGGGTCCGGTGTGGCCTCAATCGCCGCGGCGAGGCACAGAGAGGACCCGATCTGCGAGTTGAGGTCCTGTTCGAGAGTGACAGCGTCCATCAATGGCTTAAAGAGCGCGGAGAATGGCGGCTTCGTGATTTGTGAGGACATGGCCGCGACCGCATCGATACAGGCGGATCGCACGGCGGAGTCGGGGTCACGGAGACGTCGAAGGACGGTGGAGATCATTTTGGAGAGAACGGGAGACAGGGAGTTACCGTGGgagtgagagaggagagtcAGGAGATGAACGCATTGCTTGCGCACCGGAGACTTGGAAGAGGCGTCGGTGTTGTGAAGGCAGCTGAGGAAGGGAGAGAAGGAGTCCTGGCTGAGGGCTCGGGCGATCGACTGGAGCTCGTTGGTGGCCTGTGCCAGGGTGTCTCGGTCGGAGAGCTTGTTGAGGCAGGTGATTACTCGGTGCTTCAGATCGTGAGTCCACCCGGCGGGTTGTGGTGGACTCGAAGAGAACCGTTTGTTCAGAGACATTTTCTTAAGCGATCAGAGTTTGAGCATTGGTTAGGTGGCAGTCGGAGCCACTGATCCAACCGGTGCCGGTCGTGCGTTGGGTGGGGTTTGCTCTTTCGTGTAGTAATTTGGCGGCAGAGGTTGGGAAGTGTGCGTTCGTGAATGGGACTTTAGAGTTAAGTTTTGTCGAGAATGGCATTGATCAGTGGGGTTTTTAAATgttgaggtattttttttttatttttttgtcgtTCAACTTCCGAGAGAGAGCCAAAGCCAACTGTAAACCGCGGTTTTTGGTGGCACATTCTATCAAACATCTTACCCTTTCTACAGTGATTGATCACTTAAAAGGCTTTGTTTGAAActaaaaatcctctcaactcatcattataatttttttaaatttcaatacaaaatataataaataatttaactttttcaaatctcaaaataataataataataataataataaataatattttaataatattttattatctcaactcaattcaactcaactcaactcaactcacttcaacattcaaacgcaaccAAAATCTTTTTAGAACATGATTGATAAGAGCAGCTCTCCCTCCTGGAGGCACTTTAAAAATCCtcatttttttagagtttattCGGTATCCTATTATTTGGAgagtccaaaatatttttagacaaaaataaaaacaaaaactcactATTCTAATTAGAAATGTGATCTTGAATCcaagtttataattttaataataattctttcttatttcgattttcataattaaaaaaatcaaaataaaattcataattttttaaaaaaatatctcgtAATTTTTTCTACAAACAGAGAgagtttcaaaaaaatattacatctaATTGTAACGTTGATAGAGGTGGATAACATGGATCGATGGATGGATGAAGAAcacataatttttcatcatttcgTTAAAGATAGTATGGACACgtgttatttttttagaatacaTAACAAATGTTCTTTTTTACTAGACTCATCATATAGTGGACACGGATAATAGATAATGAAATGATTAGATGCCAAGTGGGTACATGAAGGCCGGGAAGATCTAATTAAAGCTGGAGGGTTTGACTCGGATTCATTCGTAACTACTTATCATCAAAAGCTTGAAACAATGGCTATCcattatgaaatgaaaaaacataaatatataataaacatgaACTGTAACATGGTGTGCATTAAGACGACGAGAACGCTGCACATGAGAAACAGAATCTTTTTGTTCGTATTCTTTTCCCGTTTTCATCCTTTTACGTTAACGTCGTGGTAGTAAATCCAACAAGGAATGACCTAAATCTTGAGCATGTGATTAGGGGTCTAGGGAAGTCAACAGTGTAAAATTAGTACTGTATAGCGTAATTAAGCACAGTTAAGTTTCACGTGACAGTAGTACTGGGTGACCAAAAAAGGGTGCCGTTTAAAGGCTAGACCGAGACTAGGGTTTCCCATAAGCTAGACAGCCAGCCAGCCACCTTCGACCAACTTACATTTCGGTGGAAGAATTGGGCACAGTATCCAGATTTGTAATATCAAGATGCAAATTGCAATGCAGAATCGCAGCTCACGATGAAATTAATATTGCAAAGGCCagttagatatataattattgttgtAAATGCGCCCatatagctcttctatccatctaCCCACCAACTTATTGCAGTACTACTACTCTACCGTTACAGCATCTCTCTAGACCCTTTTTTTGATGAAAGGTTGGAGGAAAAGAGCAATCTGGTGTAAAAGAATAAAGATGCCCCCGTGAATTAAGTGAAAATGCAATAATGATAGAaacttagagaaaaaaaaagtgtgttaTAATGGCATATGATATCCAATTCCCCCCTAAATCGAAGGGTAACATGGTGACAATAAATAGGCCTGAAAATCCCCCCCCATGTGAccttctttgattttttatgaCAAAAGTTTTTGGCAGTTTCCGATCTCTCGCCTTGTGCCGTTGTTATCAGATTGCCGCATCAACGTTTATATCCAAACTAGTTACTTTACACATTATCTTTAAcgcctttttttccttttttttagcTCTTAAAACACTTCATGTAGATCCTATCTTAGAGTATTTATATTAGTTTATGCATATACATAcgtaaaattatcttttttagaGATCCACTTTATCATTAAGTAAAACTTTTACATTGattagtaaaatatattttatagagtaaataataaattttcaaatttatatagttactgttaataattatataaatatttaaaaatacataattcaatataaaaaaatttaagtttatattatacaaatattattttatatatgcatatgcaaatgTGAATGTGAATGCTCACATGGAGTGTTTGATAGgtgagaaatatttattaacatTTATTTAGGGTggatttagatgttgaagtgagttgagttgagatgataaaatattattgtttattattattattattttgaaatttgaaaaagttgaattgtttattatattttatgttaagatttgaaaaaattgtaatgatgaattgagatgaattgagatgagctcaACTTCCAAATGAAACCTTAGAGTTGCAAGAAAGgggaataataaaagaaaagaaaaccctcaAGTCCTTGTAAACAGTTGAGAATTGTACCAGAATccttttaatatttactttgGCACAGAGCAACAATTTTAAAGTGTTAGATGCATTAACCTATTGAGAACTGTGGGCAACAGCTTTTTGCCCCCATTTTATTGCCTTGATTTGTGTAAAACATGGGCTAACGAATATGCCTCTACTTTTGAGTCTTTGGATGCGAACCATAGCTTACTGTATAACTTTTGATTCTGAATTATTCACTCCATAATGatgctaaatatatttttagagtagttaaattttgcatattttatttttaaaaaatataaattcattattaaattttatttttttcatttgaattttatttatatttactttttttaaaaataaatatttaaaatttatacatcttaaaactacaaatatcattactcattaATATAAACTCTCTATTGTTTTTCTTGATGTTAGATACTTGGATATATAAGAATCAACTACCACTAAGACTGAAAttctacattaaaataaaaaaggttataaagatttactttctgattaatggcaaaatcatatttaaaaaaaggtaaaaaaacaGAGTACTTTGATGTGCAAAGTTAGTTCCTCCTTTCTGTCGAATGATCAAGTATATATCCAGTGGACCTTCAAAGTACTacatgatgaaatgagatttatttcaaaattaaataagttgagataataaaatattattattattttagaatttgaaaaatttaaattatttattatattttgtattaaaatttaataatgagtttaaatgagtttagattCTAAACGAAGAAGGCAAATATTATAACACCCATGAATTTAGGTTTTCTGTTGTTCAGTACTTGTCATTAAAataactccattttttttaaataatattaatgttgcGCGAGAATCTACAATGACAAAAGTATATACACATGATGGTACTTTTCTTCTTCAGTGTCACGTGAGAATGATGGCAAAGAGATGATGGGTTATTTAGTATATTATGCCGTTAAagatcagaatttttttttttttttaaaaggaagttGCAATTTCAATTTGTGCTCTTGAGAAGAATCTACATACGCTTTAATTCCACACACTTACTGCagctttttcttctctttctctttctttttctttttatttcccttAGCAAGGGATGATCAGAAAATTATTATCGAGGGAGGCCGGATCGATCTTTTCCACTGTGGAAATTTAATGGGAAAGAAGTAGAGGGACAAAAAGAAGTGGGAAAATTTCACATCACCAGAGAAGTTGCTAACCATGCTAACTTGAATACATGCATGATGATATTGTTCAGTTAATCTTCCAACAATTCGGGAAAGAGAGGGCTTGATCAGACtgttcgaaaaaaaaaaacaccaaaatattCGCAAGACTTGTTTTATACTGTCAAATTCAGAGCAAGTACTACTACTTGAGGCAAgtataaagatttaaaaccaATTCCTTAACAGATTAGgataaatgcatatatataggcAAATTAGAAAGATGAGGAAAAAGGCAAATAAATAGATCGTGTAGGTGGACCTAATTAATGGTTATGTACGTATTAAGGTCATGTATAGATCATGGTCCATCTCCATGTTGTTTGACTAAGAGACAGATAAGGCATGATGATATGATAAGCTTGGTGTTGGATTGCTAGGCCTTCACATGGGGAGGCCGAAATCTAGACCAAAACCATCGAACTGTAGTTAATATCATTGCATCTGTCtgctcccctcccctccccatGTGTGTTAATTTCCTTCTCCAGCGACAccctcacatgcatgcatgccaccTTGTGTACGTTTTTGGTTGGGTTGGAACCattaattcaatatatatggCATAGCATGGGGTGCGCTATTTGTCTTGTTCTAGGGAAGATTGATCATTgaactacgtacgtacagatCATCAGGAGGCCATGCATGATACACGAAAAaagaaaggcaaaaaaaaaaaaaaaaaaaaacattcccTAGTTCTTCGCCGACGCCTGTTGCCACGTGAAAGTTGGCTAATGGTCCGATTGAATTGGATCATGCGTCACTCTCAGAGTCCCCATACACTTGCTTCTTGGCGTGATGAGTGATGTACCTGGTTTTGTGAGGTTTCGCCATCGCGATACCCAACTTCACACGTTCCTGCCCGCATATTCGGAGGGACAAAAAACTATTAAGTCGTGTTCATGATTCATGAACGTGATTAATGAATAATCTGTGCTAGCTAgctcctctttttttctttcttttttttttttggatgtttGGATAGATATATGTAATATGGTATGTTGATGAGTATATTCTTCGGGAGATGTGTATTTCAAGATTCCTTTTCTTAGGAATTACTTCAACGTTGAATGCAACAGTTTTcatgtatatgcatgcatgatgatataaagaaattaaggaTAATGATTAAGTGAATTgaattcataatttcttctcattcaagaagtatttttctttcattgaaTACTAATTTGATATCGTATGAAAACCTCAAAAGACACATTTTTGCTAGCTTTTAGGTACAACTGTATTGTGTATTAAAAACTACTGCTTTCTTATCTTGAATTTCAATTCATTACGTTCCTCATTCACGTACATTAGTTAATGCGAGTAATTAACTTTTTATACAAGTAGTTGATATATAAAGTCAgtcaatataattaaaaataataaaataaaaaataatattactcattatttCCAATTTAAGGATTTTTAATGTCACACTCATGCGTACGAGAATGTGTAGACAAGGTGTATTTCCTACtcgaaagaaataaaataagagagatTACAATTGCAAGGACGAATGCGATGAAGGAGAAGCGACCTCTTTACGAAACTCCTTGGGATAAAGAATATAGAGTACTGTTACGGTTTcggaattcaaaaaatattttaaatagtataattttttttatatatatatatattttaattattataaatattttttaaaaaaataaaaaatttataacattattaaaaaatattttcttaattattcagtaaaaaaaaaatatttcattcaagatattttttgagTCTTAAATTTGGAACCAAAGTATTTCTCAAGAATATATAACAAAAGCCTTCATCGTTTCCATGCATGACATAGGCTATTGAATGTGGTGGGCCTGTCCTAGAGCGCTGCAAGTGGGGCCCTGGAGGTGGGCCCATTCTTTAGTGGTGCATTTGTCACGACTCTGATATGGAACATGTCGCAGTGTTGTGTTAGCATAACATAATCATATTCAGCCTTCATAATTCCACATGGAAGTTTCAGAACAATCATGTACTGGTTTTTGGCGCcatagcaattttttttttttctatttttgaaggCTATAAAGGAATTAACAAATTTCTGTGTCAAATGAAGCAGCAGATCTAAATTCTAAATTAGAAGGTGACAATGATGCGATGTCAGTGGTTTTTTTGTAAATGCAGATGGCTTGTGGTTTTGGCTTTGCTGTGACCAAACTATACAAAAAGGATAAGCTcagaaataaacaaataatttaacattttattatttaattttaaattgtcaGATCATTGAAATAGGTatgtattcttttcttttggttgtCAGCACTAAACCTTGTGGAATGCAAGCTTACCAACCAATGATTACTCAAttattcttataataataataataataataataataataataataatatataaatatatatttttataaacctTGTGGAGATAGTTGACATATCTAGATGGAGTATTGCACAGCAGAGAGAggcaatttttgtatttaaaaatctaTAGTAGCCTCAAGTTTTATTATCATTACTAttattaagaaagaaattattcattttttttttataataagatctatatttttataaaaaatgttaatattctttctttattttaaatatatgttattattcatAGTCGTGACGTTGGCCAATATGACATTTTTCAAGTGTATTGGTATGTAAATCACTTGATTTGATAAAACTTATAAGTGAGTAGTAATATAATTTCTGGATTTGAATACACATTTGCTTTACCTGAGCTAGCCGATTGATGAAGTTCACAATAATTGGTGGTGTCCCATTAGTTCTGAGCAACAGAAATCACGTTCTGCACAAGTCAAGCTGTATCAGGCAAACTTCACTAAGGAGAATCTTTGGTATATAAAATCTTCAAAGAAAGCTGTCTTCAGAAAAGACACACAAATTAGGACTACTACATAATTCTGACAGGTTCTCTCACGCGGGACCGAGCCATGTTATACCGAGATATCCACTGTCCAGTACCCAGAACATAATGCTCAAGCTCACTGCAAGTCTCCTTTTGACCATTGAATATATGATCTATATTCAGGGTTAAAagatttaaccaaattaatatctaataattttaagcCCTGTCATATCGATCAGGTCcattaatatttatgaattaaTCCCCTCCTAAATAGAAATTACAACCATCATCACAgtcttataagttataatagaCATGCACCCTCTCTagagaaataattattgatCAATACCAAATGTTGCAAAAGACCTAAGAAAGGTGGAATTcagaatgaaaagaaatataaatgtgTTAAAGGACATGGAAATCAGTATAAATCATGCTCTTTGaggaattaaattataaaacatacTCACTAGACTGGTTGCCAACTTTCTAATCAGTGAAATAACAAATTCAGTGTAAAAACAGTTTTGGTAATAGCACTACACATGCAAAAACAACACAGTAATAGCACAAACAATGCAAAAAAAAAGCACCCTCGATTGCAATTTCAATGCAAAAATAGCAAACCAATACCAATTTATGTGCAAAAATAGCACCATTGAATACCAATTTTAGTGCAAAAACAACACACCAACAATGCAAAAACAGCACTATGGAATAGCAACAGTTTTGACAATAGCGCAAAAATAGCACAACAATAGTATAAACAATGCAAAAATAACACCGTCAAAACTAATTTTAGTGCAAACAGAGCACTAAAAACCCAACCAGATTAGTGCACAAAAATctcaatcttaaaaaaaattagggttttgagttagcaataacaaataaaaaagaacaaagaaagctATGAATTGAagtttttatcaatttttaattaaaaatcaaaccCACAAATTAATTAGCTGATGACAGTATTTGTaaaaagttagggtttttttgAGAAAGTAAGAACAAATTAGTTCATGAAAAAAACAAGATCAcagcaaaaataaaatctcaatcTCTGAGCACAAATTTGTAAATTGTAAGAAAAATTCGAAAACAACATAAGCAAGAATAGATTAGTGCACCAAATAGACAAAATCACAGTAATAGCAAATCTCAATCCAACATCACAAGCTTGTAAATTCCTCAAAAAGTTGGAAACAACACAAGTAAGAACATATCAGTGCATCAAATAGACAAAATTACAGCAATAGCAAATCTCAATCAAACAGCAGATGATTATAAAAagctaggttttttttttcttcgagcAAGCAATTCATAGATCAGTGCACCAAATAGTTCCAAATAAGTGCATAGCAAATCCCAATCTCTGAGCTCTATAAATTGCAAGAGAAATATGAAAACCAACACAAGTAAGAACAAATTAGTGCAATAGAGAAGTTCGGTGGCCATTCATGGAGGATCCCGATTCTCACAAAGTCAAGACATGGAGGAAGTCAAACAGATCAGTATGTGCAAGAGAGAAGGGGGAATCCAACCATAGAGGAAATCGAGAGGGGATGAGGACTTACATTGATTTCCGATGGTGAGGCTGCCGTCGATAGTGGCTACAATGCGAAGGAAGGGCGAAAACGACGAGGGCACCCAATGGTCGAAAAGAAGGAGACGTGTGACCAACGACGGAGGAGGGTTTGAGAtcataattctaatttttt includes these proteins:
- the LOC109008677 gene encoding TORTIFOLIA1-like protein 4, producing MSLNKRFSSSPPQPAGWTHDLKHRVITCLNKLSDRDTLAQATNELQSIARALSQDSFSPFLSCLHNTDASSKSPVRKQCVHLLTLLSHSHGNSLSPVLSKMISTVLRRLRDPDSAVRSACIDAVAAMSSQITKPPFSALFKPLMDAVTLEQDLNSQIGSSLCLAAAIEATPDPEVELLRKSLPRLGKLVKSEGFKAKAALLVLIGSVVGVGGASNRGVLDWLVPCVIDFLSSEDWAVRKAAAEALGKVAVLEKDIAADYKASCLNSLENRRFDKVKVVRETMNHTLESWKEVPCAPEEVSVSSSKSSSTDNSTGGCFHPISQIPNNDVFKTPKPKKTVPTNRSQPSASFVTSTNRDCHQKSNDRHSSADMFSKLDHKETSGCKIEVAVPNSSSSKLACEDGMRRSFVRNLESGEKENGGNSKPETKRMLFSKPCDEKVHKFGSLRSGSRVVPFQDDENHDLNAVVSDIVEEFHENNKDVEDLSLIREQLLQIEHQQFSLLELLQRFMGSSQSGINSLETRVHGLEVALEEISYDLAISSGRIPNIDSAENTCCKLPGAEFLSSKFWRRAEGRYSTSRFLSSDPESRRFQPENRIENVVKPLEDGHEDSRGNLRRYSNSKPNNIIQDVERVQVCNASRFNGASLSSFTAH